From Candidatus Goldiibacteriota bacterium, the proteins below share one genomic window:
- a CDS encoding MFS transporter: MPKVEMTDDLKRAFQLVIFFGFVSLLGDIIYEGARSVNGPYLKTLSANAAMVGLIAGIGEFVGYALRLASGYFADKTKGYWVFTFLGYGLLITVPMLALTGVWQMAAVFMVLERLGKAVRAPAKDTILSSAAKRIGTGKGFAIQEVLDQFGALLGPLIFAGYFAATGGGVKTAIDYRHAYGIFIIPFILLMIFVWIAYTKVPDPSKLEPPKKDGDPETITKLFWIYNIFSFVTAFGFISYAIMGFHFKAAGVISDVMIPLFYAAAMLSDGAAAYVMGHWYDYLKEKLNHHGGGLVTLASMPVLTALIPFLAFTNKPWLAFASAILWGVVMGAHETIMKAGIADITPMKKRGTGYGIFNFNYGIALFAGSWLAGILYEISLPVLCWGIAGVQVLALGVFFYMEKEIKVNTSKI, from the coding sequence ATGCCAAAAGTTGAAATGACAGATGATTTAAAAAGGGCTTTTCAGCTTGTAATATTTTTTGGTTTTGTAAGCCTTTTGGGCGATATTATTTATGAAGGAGCCAGAAGCGTAAACGGGCCGTATTTAAAAACCCTGTCCGCTAACGCGGCAATGGTGGGTTTAATCGCGGGTATAGGAGAGTTTGTAGGTTACGCTTTAAGGCTGGCATCAGGATATTTCGCGGATAAAACAAAAGGGTATTGGGTATTTACTTTTCTGGGTTACGGGCTTTTAATTACCGTACCCATGCTTGCTTTAACCGGTGTATGGCAGATGGCGGCGGTGTTTATGGTATTGGAAAGGCTGGGTAAGGCTGTGCGCGCGCCGGCAAAGGATACAATTTTATCAAGCGCGGCAAAAAGAATCGGCACCGGAAAAGGGTTTGCAATTCAGGAAGTGCTTGATCAGTTTGGCGCGCTTTTGGGGCCTTTGATATTTGCGGGATACTTTGCCGCAACAGGCGGCGGTGTTAAAACCGCAATTGATTACAGGCACGCGTACGGAATTTTTATAATTCCTTTTATACTGCTTATGATATTTGTATGGATAGCATATACAAAAGTGCCTGACCCGTCAAAGCTGGAGCCGCCAAAAAAAGACGGCGACCCGGAAACAATCACAAAACTTTTCTGGATATATAATATTTTTTCTTTCGTTACTGCTTTTGGTTTTATAAGTTATGCAATCATGGGTTTTCATTTTAAAGCAGCCGGGGTTATATCAGACGTTATGATACCTTTATTTTATGCCGCAGCCATGCTTTCAGACGGCGCGGCGGCTTATGTTATGGGGCACTGGTATGATTATTTGAAAGAAAAATTAAACCACCACGGCGGCGGCCTTGTTACTTTGGCGTCAATGCCTGTATTAACAGCTTTAATTCCTTTTCTGGCTTTTACAAATAAGCCGTGGCTTGCTTTTGCATCCGCGATATTATGGGGGGTTGTAATGGGAGCGCATGAAACAATAATGAAAGCGGGAATAGCGGATATTACCCCCATGAAAAAACGCGGTACCGGGTACGGTATTTTTAACTTTAATTACGGTATAGCGCTTTTTGCAGGCAGCTGGCTTGCGGGAATCCTTTATGAAATTTCACTTCCTGTTTTATGCTGGGGAATAGCCGGCGTGCAGGTACTGGCGCTTGGCGTGTTTTTCTATATGGAAAAAGAGATTAAAGTAAATACGTCCAAAATATAA
- a CDS encoding DUF1007 family protein, whose product MKKMIFLFIMILFTGLSLDAHPHYFITPNVFVYTDLKGLKEIEVEWVFDRMTSVSLFEYIDSDGDGEISEAEIDKIRKKDFKSLSAYNYYTFIIVDGGKPLKIDPYYFSIETGEDQEISYIFKAKVNMEIKRKFKLYFEDSEIYIAFDLFEENIVLKGNEEMKLKFLEGDYGNAVEAYY is encoded by the coding sequence ATGAAGAAAATGATTTTTTTATTTATTATGATATTGTTCACAGGTTTAAGTCTGGATGCGCATCCGCACTATTTTATAACGCCTAATGTGTTTGTTTACACGGACTTAAAAGGGTTAAAAGAGATAGAAGTGGAATGGGTGTTTGACAGGATGACATCTGTTTCTTTGTTTGAATATATTGATTCTGATGGTGACGGCGAAATAAGCGAAGCGGAGATTGATAAGATAAGAAAAAAAGATTTTAAATCGCTTTCCGCTTATAATTATTATACTTTTATAATCGTTGACGGCGGAAAACCTTTGAAAATTGACCCTTATTATTTTTCTATAGAAACAGGCGAAGATCAGGAAATAAGCTACATTTTTAAAGCTAAAGTTAATATGGAAATTAAGAGAAAGTTTAAATTATACTTTGAGGACAGTGAGATTTATATTGCTTTTGACCTGTTTGAAGAAAATATAGTTCTTAAAGGTAATGAAGAAATGAAGTTAAAGTTTTTGGAGGGCGATTATGGAAACGCCGTTGAAGCGTATTATTAA
- a CDS encoding ferrous iron transport protein A encodes MKMSELKAGDKAVVTSVDAHGEVAQRLLDMGLVTGTKFKVVRKAPLGDPIEIKLRGFMMALRVKEASFISVEKTGQVGDGIPMSGRRGNRNG; translated from the coding sequence ATGAAAATGTCGGAATTAAAAGCGGGCGATAAAGCTGTTGTAACTTCGGTTGACGCGCATGGCGAAGTGGCGCAGAGGCTGCTGGATATGGGGCTTGTAACAGGGACAAAATTCAAAGTGGTAAGAAAGGCGCCTTTGGGAGACCCCATTGAAATTAAGCTGCGCGGCTTCATGATGGCTTTAAGGGTTAAAGAGGCGTCATTTATATCTGTTGAAAAAACAGGGCAGGTTGGCGACGGCATACCAATGTCCGGCAGAAGAGGGAACCGCAATGGGTAA
- the feoB gene encoding ferrous iron transport protein B, with product MGKNKIIKAAFAGNPNSGKTSLFNAIAGTNLKVGNWSGVTVEKYEAEVEYEGYTINFVDLPGTYSLTAYSPEETVARDYIESKEADVIVNVADGTNLERSLYLSVQLLELQPKTIMALNMYDEVEEKGIKIEFKMLQQLLGCHVVPVSAAKKTGLESLLSHIVRLYEGKITPPEAKITYSDEIEDAVEKLQAMVEADPAMSSKLKPRLAAIKLLEHDAFTYNMARHSPAWIRLETELPQILKNLEAAVKMNIQKKIAEDRHAFVRGAFKETVMEKEQDKKTATDIIDSVLINRVLGLPVFFVIMWLIFQMTFKLGEAPMGWIENFFNWLGNKAGNNISNNLMRSIVVDGIVAGVGGVLVFLPNILLLFFGLSFLEATGYMARAAFVVDKAFHKIGLHGKSFIPMVTGFGCSVPAFMACRTLKNRGDRLATMMVIPFMSCGAKLPVYVLLIGAFFPENTAGNILFGVYLFGILVAVASAKLFKSTVFKGQSEPFVMELPVYRLPSLQSVLMQMWMKAWMYMKKAGTTILAASLIIWFASNFPVNHKLADEYAQKTAAVENMKTIPESEKQSIIKNLRNELAGKELEYSFAGKFGRAVEPLIRPLGFDWRIGVALTAGIAAKEIVVSTMGTIYSLGDIGEETSPLKEMLHSDPSYNTAVALALIVFVLLYVPCLAATAVFHKEVGKMKITLFYIAYSMSVAWVLSFIVYRIALLFL from the coding sequence ATGGGTAAAAATAAAATAATAAAAGCCGCCTTTGCGGGAAATCCTAATTCCGGAAAGACATCGCTGTTTAACGCGATTGCAGGCACAAATTTAAAAGTGGGAAACTGGTCCGGTGTTACCGTTGAAAAATATGAAGCGGAAGTTGAATATGAAGGGTATACGATAAATTTTGTAGACCTGCCCGGGACATATTCGCTTACGGCGTATTCCCCGGAAGAGACGGTGGCAAGGGATTACATAGAATCAAAGGAAGCCGACGTTATTGTTAATGTGGCTGACGGCACCAACCTTGAACGCAGTTTGTATCTTTCTGTCCAGCTTCTGGAATTGCAGCCCAAAACAATAATGGCTTTAAATATGTATGATGAAGTGGAAGAGAAGGGTATTAAAATAGAGTTTAAAATGCTGCAGCAGCTTTTGGGATGCCACGTGGTGCCGGTTTCCGCCGCCAAAAAAACAGGGCTTGAATCGCTTCTTAGCCACATAGTAAGGCTTTATGAAGGGAAAATTACTCCCCCTGAAGCTAAAATCACTTATAGTGATGAAATTGAAGACGCAGTTGAAAAACTGCAGGCAATGGTTGAAGCCGACCCTGCAATGTCATCAAAGTTAAAACCAAGGCTTGCCGCGATAAAACTTCTGGAACACGACGCGTTTACTTATAATATGGCAAGGCACAGCCCCGCCTGGATACGGCTTGAAACAGAGCTTCCGCAGATATTAAAAAATCTTGAAGCCGCGGTTAAAATGAATATTCAAAAAAAGATAGCAGAAGACAGGCATGCTTTTGTGCGCGGCGCTTTTAAAGAAACTGTTATGGAAAAAGAACAGGATAAAAAGACTGCCACTGACATTATAGATTCGGTTTTAATAAACAGGGTGCTTGGTCTTCCGGTATTTTTTGTGATAATGTGGCTTATTTTTCAGATGACGTTCAAGCTTGGCGAAGCTCCGATGGGATGGATAGAAAATTTTTTTAACTGGCTTGGAAATAAAGCCGGCAATAATATAAGCAATAACCTGATGCGTTCAATTGTTGTGGACGGAATCGTGGCCGGTGTGGGCGGCGTGCTTGTATTTCTTCCCAATATACTTCTTCTGTTTTTTGGGCTGTCTTTTCTTGAAGCCACGGGTTATATGGCGCGCGCGGCTTTTGTGGTGGATAAGGCTTTTCATAAAATAGGGCTTCACGGCAAGTCGTTTATTCCCATGGTCACGGGTTTTGGATGTTCTGTGCCGGCGTTTATGGCGTGCCGAACGTTAAAGAACCGCGGTGACCGGCTTGCCACAATGATGGTAATTCCGTTCATGAGCTGCGGGGCAAAACTTCCCGTGTACGTGCTTTTAATAGGGGCGTTTTTCCCGGAAAATACTGCCGGCAATATTCTGTTTGGCGTTTACCTGTTTGGCATACTGGTGGCAGTGGCGTCTGCAAAACTTTTTAAATCAACTGTTTTTAAAGGGCAAAGCGAGCCGTTTGTAATGGAACTTCCCGTTTACAGGCTGCCGTCGCTTCAGTCCGTCCTTATGCAGATGTGGATGAAGGCGTGGATGTACATGAAAAAAGCCGGTACAACAATCCTTGCCGCTTCTTTAATAATATGGTTTGCCTCAAATTTTCCGGTAAACCATAAGCTGGCTGATGAGTACGCGCAGAAAACAGCGGCTGTTGAAAATATGAAAACCATTCCGGAAAGCGAAAAACAGAGTATAATAAAAAACTTAAGAAATGAACTGGCCGGCAAAGAACTTGAATACTCTTTTGCCGGAAAATTCGGCAGAGCGGTGGAACCGCTGATAAGGCCGCTTGGTTTTGACTGGCGCATAGGCGTGGCTTTAACCGCCGGTATTGCCGCCAAAGAAATCGTGGTGTCCACGATGGGGACAATTTATTCGCTTGGAGATATAGGCGAAGAGACCTCGCCTTTAAAGGAAATGCTGCATTCAGACCCTTCGTATAACACGGCTGTAGCGCTTGCGCTTATAGTTTTTGTGCTTTTGTACGTACCATGCCTTGCGGCAACCGCGGTTTTTCATAAAGAGGTCGGTAAGATGAAAATAACTTTATTTTATATAGCATATTCCATGTCTGTGGCGTGGGTGCTTTCTTTTATAGTTTACCGTATCGCGCTGTTGTTTTTATAA
- a CDS encoding transcriptional repressor has protein sequence MDKEKTFSSFLEKKSLKKTRGRDIIVKAAASIKGHFDAEQLLDSVKKIDIKTSRASVYRTIPLLVKAEIVEESIQKDGRRIYEFSQGNGHHDHMICTKCGAILEFHDNVIEKHQELIAKKYNFEMTGHRMEIRGVCSRCRK, from the coding sequence ATGGATAAGGAAAAAACATTCAGCAGTTTTTTGGAAAAGAAGTCCCTTAAAAAAACCCGGGGCAGGGATATTATTGTAAAAGCCGCCGCTTCTATTAAGGGCCATTTTGACGCGGAACAGCTGCTTGATTCGGTAAAAAAAATTGACATTAAAACCTCAAGGGCTTCGGTTTACCGCACTATCCCCCTTCTGGTAAAAGCTGAAATAGTTGAAGAAAGCATCCAGAAAGACGGGCGCAGGATATATGAATTTTCACAGGGCAACGGCCATCATGACCATATGATCTGCACAAAATGCGGGGCAATACTGGAATTTCACGATAATGTTATTGAAAAACACCAGGAACTGATAGCAAAAAAATATAATTTTGAAATGACAGGGCACAGGATGGAAATAAGAGGCGTTTGCAGCAGGTGCAGAAAGTAA
- the zupT gene encoding zinc transporter ZupT yields MEINILYALLLSLFAGMSTAIGAAIAFISGSRGGKFLSFGLGLSAGVMVYVSFMEILPHSAETAGPWISLAAFFGGMGFTALIDKMIPEAQNPHEVRSDASVKELKISGKHSKHKLMRTGLFTAAAITIHNFPEGFATFAAAASDIKLGITIAIAVAIHNIPEGISVSVPIYAATDDKKKAFLYSSLSGLAEPVGALLGWLILAPFLTPQLLGIVMGAVAGIMIYISFDELLPTAREYGEGHTEIAGIAAGMAVMAVSLNLL; encoded by the coding sequence ATGGAAATAAATATATTATACGCGCTTTTGCTGTCTTTGTTCGCCGGTATGTCAACCGCTATAGGCGCGGCAATCGCGTTTATTTCCGGCAGCAGGGGGGGAAAGTTTCTTTCGTTCGGGCTTGGTCTGTCTGCGGGAGTTATGGTTTACGTATCATTTATGGAAATACTTCCTCATTCAGCGGAAACCGCCGGGCCATGGATATCTTTGGCGGCATTTTTTGGAGGAATGGGGTTTACCGCGCTGATTGACAAAATGATACCGGAAGCGCAGAACCCGCATGAAGTAAGGTCTGACGCAAGCGTAAAAGAACTGAAGATTAGCGGCAAACATTCAAAACACAAACTTATGCGCACCGGGCTTTTTACCGCCGCGGCAATTACAATTCATAATTTTCCGGAAGGGTTCGCCACTTTTGCGGCGGCCGCAAGCGATATCAAACTTGGAATAACAATTGCGATAGCCGTGGCTATACATAATATTCCGGAGGGTATTTCGGTGTCTGTACCGATTTACGCGGCAACCGATGACAAAAAAAAGGCTTTTTTATACTCTTCGTTATCTGGGCTTGCAGAGCCGGTAGGCGCGCTTTTAGGCTGGCTGATACTGGCGCCTTTTCTTACACCGCAGCTTCTGGGTATTGTAATGGGGGCTGTCGCCGGAATCATGATATATATTTCGTTTGATGAACTGCTGCCCACAGCGCGTGAATACGGGGAAGGTCACACGGAAATCGCGGGTATAGCCGCGGGTATGGCGGTAATGGCGGTAAGTTTGAATCTGTTGTAA
- a CDS encoding SDR family oxidoreductase produces MKTAVITGASSGIGKAAVFKFAKNGWKVFACMREVKNNIFEGIKNIECVEMDVSDAVSVKNAYEEICKISDTVDAVVNNAGYGLNGPFEAASAEQVQRQYDVNVFGLMNVTRIFLPLFRKQKFGIFINVSSVAGRTAFPFSSLYISSKWAVEGFSESLYLELKPFGIKVKLVEPGTVKTDFFTRSMVFAKEAGFEAYEEMYEKRNKTAKGNMGAALPEEIAGVIYRAACDKSGRLRYPAGKMAFVVLLLRKMLPDNIFLKLVGAVKK; encoded by the coding sequence ATGAAAACAGCCGTAATTACCGGGGCTTCTTCGGGGATAGGAAAGGCGGCTGTTTTTAAATTCGCAAAAAACGGCTGGAAAGTTTTTGCGTGCATGCGCGAAGTGAAAAATAATATTTTTGAAGGGATTAAAAATATTGAGTGTGTTGAAATGGATGTTTCTGACGCTGTATCTGTGAAAAACGCTTATGAAGAAATATGCAAAATTTCTGATACGGTGGACGCGGTGGTAAACAACGCGGGATACGGATTAAACGGGCCGTTTGAAGCCGCGTCCGCGGAGCAGGTACAAAGGCAGTACGATGTCAATGTATTTGGGCTTATGAATGTCACGCGTATTTTCCTTCCTTTGTTCAGAAAACAAAAATTCGGTATCTTTATTAATGTATCATCAGTGGCGGGCAGGACTGCTTTTCCTTTTTCGTCGCTTTACATTTCTTCAAAGTGGGCTGTTGAAGGTTTTTCGGAGTCTTTATATCTGGAGTTAAAACCTTTTGGCATAAAGGTTAAGCTTGTGGAACCCGGTACGGTAAAAACTGATTTTTTTACAAGGTCAATGGTGTTTGCGAAAGAAGCCGGTTTTGAAGCGTATGAAGAGATGTATGAAAAACGGAATAAAACAGCAAAGGGAAATATGGGGGCGGCTTTACCGGAAGAGATAGCAGGTGTAATTTACAGGGCCGCCTGCGATAAAAGCGGCAGGCTGCGTTACCCTGCGGGAAAAATGGCTTTTGTTGTGCTGCTGCTTAGAAAAATGCTGCCTGATAATATTTTTTTAAAACTTGTAGGGGCGGTAAAAAAATAG
- a CDS encoding ankyrin repeat domain-containing protein, protein MDIFEAAKKGVINELKECAKNSIDINSRDRDRISPIVWAAYHNHTGAVKYLISAKADVNSRGLDGITALMRAVENKNTEMVKLLIAARADLNVTDKYKGTALTRAVNEIKDVLITALLKKSGAK, encoded by the coding sequence ATGGATATATTTGAAGCCGCAAAAAAAGGGGTTATTAACGAGTTAAAAGAGTGCGCTAAAAATAGCATTGATATAAATTCCCGCGACCGTGACAGGATTTCCCCCATAGTATGGGCGGCGTATCATAACCATACAGGCGCGGTTAAATATCTTATTTCGGCCAAAGCTGATGTTAATTCCCGCGGCCTTGACGGCATTACCGCGCTTATGCGCGCTGTTGAAAATAAAAACACTGAAATGGTAAAACTGCTTATTGCCGCGCGTGCTGATCTTAACGTTACGGATAAATATAAAGGAACAGCCCTGACAAGGGCTGTTAACGAGATAAAAGATGTATTAATAACAGCCCTTTTAAAAAAATCCGGCGCAAAATAA
- a CDS encoding metal ABC transporter permease produces MLELIIWPFIACVVLAGIHAYLGMHVIERGVIFVDLALAQTAALGALLGFLLGIELHTTGSYFVSLTATLVAAIFLSWSRSSGKQVQQEAIVGILYVFAAAVSVLILSKAPSEAEHIKYMLVGNILFVKPQEVIKMAVLYSAIGIFHYIFRKNFFAVTEGNTDGGKKINVPFWDFVFYATFGAVVTSSVEMAGVLLVFSFLIVPAVCAMMFFENIRARLFFSWILGITGSLFGMAVSVFYDLPTGASVVAVFGILFTVSMVVRLTVKKRKG; encoded by the coding sequence ATGCTGGAACTTATAATATGGCCGTTTATTGCGTGCGTAGTGCTTGCCGGGATACACGCATATCTTGGCATGCATGTAATAGAAAGGGGTGTTATTTTTGTTGACCTTGCCCTTGCGCAGACTGCGGCTCTTGGCGCATTATTGGGTTTTTTATTAGGGATAGAATTGCATACGACAGGGTCTTATTTTGTCTCTTTGACAGCAACACTAGTTGCGGCAATTTTTTTGTCGTGGTCGCGTAGTTCCGGGAAACAGGTGCAGCAGGAGGCTATAGTTGGGATATTGTACGTATTTGCCGCGGCTGTTTCCGTGCTTATTCTTTCAAAAGCTCCATCCGAAGCGGAACACATAAAATACATGCTTGTAGGAAATATACTATTTGTGAAACCACAGGAGGTTATTAAAATGGCGGTACTGTATTCCGCCATAGGCATATTTCATTATATTTTTAGAAAGAATTTTTTTGCCGTGACAGAAGGCAATACAGATGGCGGAAAAAAAATAAATGTGCCGTTCTGGGATTTTGTGTTTTATGCTACTTTTGGCGCCGTAGTCACTTCTTCAGTTGAAATGGCAGGAGTTCTTCTTGTTTTTTCTTTCCTTATTGTGCCTGCGGTTTGTGCTATGATGTTTTTTGAAAATATACGCGCAAGGCTGTTTTTTTCATGGATACTTGGAATAACAGGAAGTTTATTTGGAATGGCTGTTTCTGTATTTTATGACCTTCCGACAGGCGCGTCAGTTGTTGCGGTATTCGGGATTTTGTTTACGGTTTCTATGGTTGTAAGGTTAACCGTTAAAAAAAGAAAGGGATAA
- a CDS encoding aldo/keto reductase encodes MKYRKINSTGIEVSEVSLGCWTIGGKSWDNGRSTGYADVNKKDAIEALLFARELGVNHFDTADSYGFGNSERLLGGAFENINDVYISTKIGNNGGTSEHPYKSMHIRHQCEQSLENLKREFVDIYYFHHPYFGNNDMYLDEAVETMCKLKKEGKIRYIGLSAYSDGDFERLCPVIKPDIIQAEGNMAQARFIKKGGTAERVGLKAAVTSPLIMGILTGRYAAEKPPYFLNGDHRKEDPRFSKEFLVLTEKRLEKIKQRFGGSNEELTRTAISYVLSFDSVCCVMPGFRNKKQILTNVSASDMKLTAEDIEYIEKVFSEEI; translated from the coding sequence TTGAAATACAGGAAAATAAACAGTACCGGGATTGAAGTGTCAGAGGTGTCATTAGGGTGCTGGACAATAGGCGGTAAAAGCTGGGATAACGGCCGGTCTACAGGGTATGCGGATGTAAATAAAAAGGATGCCATAGAAGCGCTGTTGTTTGCCCGCGAACTTGGCGTAAACCATTTTGATACCGCTGATTCTTACGGTTTTGGAAATTCAGAAAGGCTGTTGGGCGGGGCGTTTGAAAACATAAATGATGTTTATATTTCAACTAAAATTGGAAATAACGGCGGTACGTCTGAACATCCTTATAAATCCATGCACATAAGGCATCAGTGCGAGCAGTCGCTTGAAAACCTTAAGAGGGAGTTTGTAGACATATATTATTTTCATCACCCATATTTTGGTAATAATGATATGTATCTTGATGAAGCCGTTGAAACTATGTGTAAGCTGAAAAAAGAAGGCAAGATAAGATATATCGGGTTGTCCGCGTACAGTGACGGAGATTTTGAAAGGCTTTGCCCTGTTATAAAACCCGATATCATTCAGGCTGAAGGAAATATGGCGCAGGCAAGGTTTATAAAAAAAGGCGGAACCGCGGAACGTGTGGGCTTAAAGGCCGCGGTGACTTCGCCTCTTATAATGGGTATTTTGACAGGCAGATACGCCGCCGAAAAGCCTCCGTATTTTTTAAACGGCGATCACAGGAAAGAAGATCCGCGTTTTTCCAAAGAATTTCTTGTGCTTACAGAAAAACGGCTTGAAAAAATAAAACAGCGTTTTGGCGGTTCAAATGAAGAACTTACACGTACGGCAATTTCGTATGTTCTGTCTTTTGACAGTGTGTGCTGTGTAATGCCGGGATTCAGAAATAAAAAACAGATACTTACGAATGTATCGGCTTCGGATATGAAACTGACGGCGGAAGACATTGAATATATAGAAAAAGTATTTTCGGAGGAAATATGA
- a CDS encoding zinc ABC transporter substrate-binding protein: MKKILLMLAAAVFPFMLFGGTLKVVCTTPEIADIVKNIGGDKVEVYWLMDGRQDPHSVEPRPSMVMKAKNADAVAVIGMDLDMWMDGVIRASKNNKIQKGADGYIDLSAEINKLEVPKGKIDGSMGDVHIYGNPHYHLDPANGILMAGTVLKKLSAISPADTDAFKLNYTVYADKLKEKIEEWKKRMSVFQGISVLPTHNCWLYFTEAFGMKSAGYLENKPGIAPSPKEMAVLSEKMKKEGTKIIFAEPFYPSAAMERLSQMTGAKIVRIPSSALGVKEADTYINLFEYNVTELEKALK; encoded by the coding sequence ATGAAAAAAATACTGCTTATGCTGGCTGCGGCTGTTTTTCCATTTATGCTTTTTGGCGGGACGTTAAAGGTGGTATGTACTACGCCTGAAATTGCGGATATAGTAAAAAATATCGGCGGGGATAAGGTGGAAGTATACTGGCTTATGGACGGCAGACAGGACCCGCATTCCGTGGAACCAAGGCCTTCAATGGTAATGAAAGCAAAAAATGCTGATGCCGTAGCCGTTATTGGAATGGACCTTGATATGTGGATGGACGGGGTTATAAGGGCTTCCAAAAATAATAAAATTCAGAAAGGCGCTGACGGCTATATTGACCTTTCGGCAGAAATTAATAAACTGGAAGTGCCGAAAGGCAAGATTGACGGGTCAATGGGCGATGTGCACATCTATGGCAATCCCCACTATCACCTTGATCCAGCGAACGGGATTTTAATGGCAGGGACTGTATTAAAAAAACTTTCAGCCATAAGCCCTGCGGACACGGATGCGTTTAAGTTAAATTATACGGTATATGCCGACAAGCTTAAGGAAAAAATAGAAGAATGGAAAAAAAGAATGTCGGTTTTTCAGGGCATATCCGTGCTTCCAACGCATAACTGCTGGCTGTATTTTACAGAAGCTTTTGGAATGAAAAGCGCGGGATATTTGGAAAATAAACCCGGAATTGCACCTTCTCCCAAAGAAATGGCGGTTCTTTCGGAAAAAATGAAGAAAGAAGGGACGAAAATAATTTTCGCGGAGCCTTTTTATCCTTCTGCCGCAATGGAGCGGCTGTCGCAGATGACCGGCGCGAAAATTGTAAGAATACCAAGTTCGGCGCTGGGTGTTAAGGAAGCTGACACCTATATTAACCTTTTTGAATACAATGTAACGGAACTTGAAAAAGCGTTAAAATAG